The segment AGGGAGGCCGAGGGGTTCTACTCGGTGGTGTGCCGGGAGTACGTCCGGGTCGGGTCGTGATCTTGGGGGGTGGCATTGTCGGTACTGAGGCAGCCAGAATGGCAATTGGTCTGGGTGCGTCTGTCCAAATAGTGGATATCAATCTGGAGCGTCTAGCCTACCTCGAAAACCTATTCGGTTCACGGGTAGAGCTTTTGTTCAGCAGCACAGCCCTGATTGAAACGGTGGTTCCAGAGGCCGATCTCCTGATTGGTGCTGTTCTCGTCCTCGGTCGGAAAGCCCCCGTTCTGGTTCCCCGTAGCCTGGTGGCCCAAATGCGGCCTGGCTCTGTGATTGTAGATGTGGCGGTGGATCAAGGCGGATGTGTGGAAACCCTGCGCCCGACTTCCCATACCCATCCGGTGTATACCGAGGAGGGGGTCGTCCATTACGGGGTGCCGAATATGCCGGGAGCGGTTCCCTGGACGGCAACTCAGGCTCTCAACAACAGCACGTTTCCCTACGTCCTCACCCTGGCAAACAAAGGACTTGCCGCCCTTGAGCAGAGTGAGCCGCTCGCCAAAGGCTTGAACGTGCAGGCGCATAGGCTCGTTCACCCAGCGGTGCAAGAGGTTTTTCCAGATTTGGTTTAACCTCAGGTTTACGGCTTGAGGTGTGAAGGTTCAAGTTTCCAGATGTGCTACTGAGTAAGGGCCTCAAGCCGTAGCCAGTTGCCCGAGCGATTGACGTGACCGATGGCGATCGCCCATTTGCCAGCCAAATCCTGTAAACGCTGATCAACCGTTGGATGCAGGGTGACTAACGATAGGGGTGCGGGTAGACCGTCGATGGGAGAGTCTGGATCAAGCTCAAACCGATAATCCTGTTCACCGAGTTGTATAACGCGCCCTTTGAAATGCTGAGCATTCGACGATGGAATACAGTCAGGATAGGCGATCGCCCCGTCCGCTGTCCGATAATTGCCTTCGAGGGCATAGGTATCAGGATTATCCAAAACCCGACGCTGAACCGTGATCCAGTTTGGATCATCAGGTATGAGGTTAAAAAGAGGAACGATCGCCGCAGGAGCCGTCGGGTCGCTCAGCAAGGCGTCCTGAAGCTTGCGCACCGATAGATCGCGAGGGGCACAACCCTGCTCAATGCACAGGGCGGCGGCCATCCCTGCGGCCTGTCCTAGATTCAAAACCGTGGGCTGGAGACGGGTGGCTCCGTTGGCAATGTGGGACACCGAACTATTTTTTTCGCACACTAGCAGACCCTCCACCGTCGCCGGAATCAGGCAACCGTAGGGCAAGCTAAACGGTGTGCCTGTCCAGCGTCCGCCCCAGCGAATCGATTTGGGATGGAGGGGAAAGTCGTAGCCAGGGTAGTGATGATCGTTGGCGTAGTTGCCAAGGGCGATCGCCGTTACATTTCCAGCTTGATCCGTGGGCAGAGCAGCAACGGCACCTCCAGCGAGGGGCAGAATATCCCGTTCGCAGACCGTGACCTGCCCCTGAAGCCGCCGACTTTCGCGGTAGTAGGGATGGAGGGCATAGGCTCCGCCACCGGGGAAGGATTGGCTGGGAAAGGCATTTGCGGCTAGGCCATAGCGATCGCCCAAGGCCGCCTGAATCGCGTAGGCAAAGTTCTGACTGTGGTGATAGGCGTCGGCTAGAAAGTCCTGCCGCGCTGCGTCGGATTCCACCAAGCGAGATAGGCGATCGCCATAGTCGTTGCCATGGTGAGGCCAGTTCATCATGAATTGGTGGCGTGGCAAGCGTCCGTAGTTCATAAATGCCTCTGCGCCGTACCCTGTCCAAGCATCGGCAAAGGGACGAGGATCGAACTGGGGTGGACGAGGAATGGGAGGGGCGATCGCCGGATCGACATCCTGCAGGATCACCACCCAGGTGGGAGACTGAACGGGATATTTTTCTGTTAATTCCGTTGGTGCAGCGGGGGCACTGGGTTCGTCCCAATTCGTCTGCCAGTCCCACCCCCAGCGATGGGGGACGTCTGCCAGAGCCAGTACATCACCGAGTTCGGTGCCATCGAGGGTAATCGTCGCGTCAACCGTCACAGTTTCAAACTGAACACCGAGAATGCGATCGCCCTGCCGTTCTACTACTTTGGGCGCACCCCCGACAATCCAGTGCAGATTGGGCAACGCGGCAACCCAGTCCGCAAAAATCGCGGCTCCAAGCTGGGGTTCGTAGGTAAAGAAGCTCACCCAGGAATGTTCCAATCCCTCCGGCTGCCGCTGCTGCAATGCTCGCAAAAATGCTCCCCAGATCCCCGTCTGAAAGGCCAGAAGTTCATTCCCATCCGGGGCTGCTACTCCAGCGCTGGTGAGCATTCCCCCAAGCCACCCATACTCGCTGACTAAAACGGTCTTTGCTCCGCGACGGGCAGCTTGAAGGGCGGCGGCAGTGCCCCCGGTGCCCCCACCGACAACCAGCACATCAGCTTGCAGATGATCCATAGTCCTGTCCTGAAGTGACGACATTGGGGCGATCGCACCCTTGAAATAGGGGCGTTTGGGCAAAGAGTGCTCCCAGGATCGACCAATTGATCATGTTAATCCGCGCATCGTAAAAGGTGACATCAAAAAGGGCGAAGGCGATCGCCCCTCCAAAGGCCAGCAAGTATCCCAACATCAACGCTGATGAGGGAGTAAATGCTTTTTGGATGAACGTGAGAACGCTGTGAAAATAAATGCGCCCGATCACCAGCGTTAGCCCAATCACTACAAAAATTCCTGTTTCCGTAGTCAGCAGCAACCACAGGTTATGGGTATGCGAAATATAGTCGTACTGGGTATTGGTCGTGAGCGTCGGGTACAGTTCCGCATAGCTGCCCAAGCCCCAGCCCAGCCACGGCCTCTGCTGGAACAGATCGAAGGCGATCGCCCACACCTCCAAACGAGGATCATTCTCGACTCCCTCTACAGAAACGACTCGTCCCGCAAGCCCGACTGATACGATACAGGCCAGCAATACCCCTAATCCGAACAGACACGCATACACCAGACGGCGATCGCTCCGTTTCCGCAGCATAAATCCACTAAAAATTAAACATTGCAGCACCGCCGCTCCAATGCCATTGCGGGATCCAGCAGTGTACAGCCCCACGCCGATTAATCCCAAGGCCAGCGGCAAAAGACGATACTGCCATCGCTGAATGCGGAGTGCGAGCTTGGATACATCGCTCGATAAATCCTCTGATGGATTATTCGTCGGAGCCATCAGTCGATAGAGCCAAAGCCCCAATCCAAGTCCCAGCACGAGAACTAAATAACTGGCAAACACATTGGGATGATCAAAAATGGAGCTGGCTCGGTTTTGGTGGGGGAGCGATCGCGCCCATTCGCCCACGGGAGATTGCCGAAAATCCCGTGGAAGCCATCGCTGCCGGAGTCCCAATTTCAGCACAAACTGGACAATGGCGAATCCGTTAAGGGGAATGCTGGCGATGACTAAACCGAGGGCCAACTGTTCGAGCTGAACCGCAGTCGCCAATACAAACGGTATAATGGCAAAAAGGGCAAAAAACGGTAAAAAGTTCGCTAATTGCAGCAACGCCTCCCCACGAGCGTAGGCAAATGCGCTACTTAACAGCATCAGTCCTGCGATCGCCATCAGTCCAAACCGAGTTACCCGATCCAGCGCTGTAGTTGGATAGCGCCGATACAGTGCCCCCATTACGTAAAGGAGGCCAGGAAACGCAACATAGCTCAGGTAAGGAAGGCTAATTAGGCTGTAACGGAAAATGCGAACGCAGCGCTGCACGAACGGAGAAGAATAGGTCATAAACGATGGAGCAAGACTGTGCAAGCTCAACAGCACCACTCAACGGCAAACTAAATTTTGAATTGCTGCGAAACATAACGCAACCTAGAAGAATCACAAACGATGCGTACGAGTCATTAAGAAAAACAAAAATTTTGAATAATCTTAATTTACGCTAAGACATGGATACCCTGGCAGTTGCTCGCTATGCCTCTGACCATTTTGGTCGTTGACGATGACCTCGGAACACGACTATCTGTAAGCGATTACCTTGAACTCTCTGGCTATCTGGTGGTCACTGCACCCGATGGACAGAGCGCAATAGCTATGGTTGAGCAGTATCAGCCCCATCTGATTATCACCGATGTCACCATGCCCAAGGTCGATGGGTACGAATTTGTGCGCCGAGTTCGGACTCAACCCATGTTTCGGCTTTTGCCCGTCATTTTTTTGACTGCGCACAACACGACTGAAGACCGCATTAAGGGCTATCAGCTTGGATGCGATGCGTATCTACCTAAGCCGTTTGAACTCAAGGAACTGGGAGCCGTGGTTCGCAACCTGCTGGAGCGATCGCAAATGATCCAGTCGGAATGGCGGCAGCAGGTGCAGTGGGTCGAGCAACAGCCGTCCCGTGAAAAAGCCGAGTCTCAGAATGGAACCATAGCGGATGCTGTAGGAGACGCAATTGAATTGACGGATCGGGAGCAGGAGGTGTTACTGCTGTTGCTCGATGGCTTGTCAAATGCCCAAATTGGCGATCGCCTCTATCTCAGTCCACGTACCGTTGAAAAGTACGTCAGCAACCTGCTTCGCAAAACGGAAACCAGTAACCGCGCGGAACTTGTCCGGTTTGCCATGGAACACCATTTGGTGGATTAGCCCCATCAGCAACGGCTTCAGAGCGTGTTTAGCGCGGTCGGCCTAAGGTTGTGATGTAGAGAGCCGCCTCGTCCGTCGGGATACCCAGCACCTCATTGACCTCATCATCGAAAAAGCCTGCAATGCCGCTGACCCCCAGCCCTAGGTGAATAGCGGCCAGATTTAGCCGTTGGCCTAAGTGCCCCGCATCGAGGTGAAGATACCGATAGGCGCGATCGCCGTAGGTTTCCACCGCTTTTTGCAGATCGGCGGTATGAAAGAGGACGACTGCCGCATCTCGCCCCAAGTTCTGCTCCAGACATAGTTCATGAAGCTCATGGCGGAAGTTCTTGAACCGAATTTGCCGTAGCTCTTCGGCTTTGGGCGCATAGTAGTAACATCCCTCCTCCAATCCATCCACCCCCGATACCGCGATAAAGGTTTCGATCAAGCCCAGATCAAAGTAATCAGGATGGCGATCCAGGGTTTGTTCGTAGTAGTGGTGGGGATTGTAGGTGAAGTCGAGAACGGCCTTCAACTCTTCGATGGTGATATTGGCACCTGTGTAGGCACGAGTCGAGCGACGCTGCCCAATGGTTTTTTCCAATCCCAGCAAACTCTCTCCCCAGTACACAGGCTGCGTTTTGGTCGAAACTTTGAGGCAAAAGGGAAAATTATATTTGTCTTGAATGGTTTCGTTCAGGGGAGCCGTTGGTGAATCCGCCTGAGTTGCAGATGCACTGACCAATGGCTTAGAAGATTGGGAGGGGTTTGAATCCGTGGCGATCGCCGTTGCGTGGTGGAAATAGGGCAGCAGTTCATCATCCGGAATGGCCGGATAGGACGAATGGATGGGTGACGCGATCGCCGTCGGAGCCAGCGGCAAATTTTGGCGCACATCTAGCAGATCTGCCAGAGCCATTACGGTTAACGTGCCCTCTTGCTGCGTGTCTAGGTACAGCAACTCGTTGACGGCTGCATCGGCAAAGCCACCGATGAGATGGGGACGAAAATCATAGATCGCTGCGGCTAGCTCAATATTGCCGAGGAGGTGCCCTGTATCAAGGCAAATGCGACGGTAGGCGCGATCGCGATACCGCCATGCCGACCGATAAAAAACGGCTGTCGTCACCAATGCCAGTTGGGTGTGATCTAGGGTCGGATGCCAGAAGCAAGCGTTTTGCAGGGCAGCCCAAACATCACTCTCCCAAAAGAGAAGCAGAGAATGGGTCTTCGGCTGGTAGTTGTAAAGTCCTGCGGGGAGGAGCGGGGTGCCGCGCGAAATCAGATAGACTTCGGCAGGATAGAGAGCGCCTGCGGATGGTGCAGCCCGCAGATAGACCGGATCGCCGCTCATCGTCTGCATTTTCGTGGTTAGCCCATAGCTGAGGAAGAATAGATGAGCCAAGCGCCGCCACATTTTTTCTGCTTCATCGGCGGGTGGTTCGGCGTCCTCGCGCTTAACTAGGTAGGGCTTGAGGTCAAAGGAGGTTCCTAGCTTATATTCCTTGTAGGGAATTGGTTGCTTCGACCAATCGATGGATTGAGCCTTTTGAGCCAGCGTTTCACGACTGTATTTTGTGCGGTCGTGGTAGTGCTGGGCAAGAGAAGGTTGAGGTTCCGGCATATTGGCCTCTGAGGAGTTCCACGTCTTATCTCTGATCTTGACACTCTCAAATCGAAATCGGCAGTGAGAAGTTGACAATTTCTCCTCTGATCTGAGCGATCGCCCCTTAGAAATACTGTTACCCAGAACGCTTCTGCGCCTGATACCGCTCCTTAAACCGCTGCTGCTGCACCTTATGATCCACGATCGGAGCCGGATACCCACAGCGATCGCGCTCATCTTTGGGAATTTTTCCCATCACAAGTGC is part of the Synechococcales cyanobacterium T60_A2020_003 genome and harbors:
- a CDS encoding SagB/ThcOx family dehydrogenase — translated: MPEPQPSLAQHYHDRTKYSRETLAQKAQSIDWSKQPIPYKEYKLGTSFDLKPYLVKREDAEPPADEAEKMWRRLAHLFFLSYGLTTKMQTMSGDPVYLRAAPSAGALYPAEVYLISRGTPLLPAGLYNYQPKTHSLLLFWESDVWAALQNACFWHPTLDHTQLALVTTAVFYRSAWRYRDRAYRRICLDTGHLLGNIELAAAIYDFRPHLIGGFADAAVNELLYLDTQQEGTLTVMALADLLDVRQNLPLAPTAIASPIHSSYPAIPDDELLPYFHHATAIATDSNPSQSSKPLVSASATQADSPTAPLNETIQDKYNFPFCLKVSTKTQPVYWGESLLGLEKTIGQRRSTRAYTGANITIEELKAVLDFTYNPHHYYEQTLDRHPDYFDLGLIETFIAVSGVDGLEEGCYYYAPKAEELRQIRFKNFRHELHELCLEQNLGRDAAVVLFHTADLQKAVETYGDRAYRYLHLDAGHLGQRLNLAAIHLGLGVSGIAGFFDDEVNEVLGIPTDEAALYITTLGRPR
- a CDS encoding FAD-dependent oxidoreductase codes for the protein MSSLQDRTMDHLQADVLVVGGGTGGTAAALQAARRGAKTVLVSEYGWLGGMLTSAGVAAPDGNELLAFQTGIWGAFLRALQQRQPEGLEHSWVSFFTYEPQLGAAIFADWVAALPNLHWIVGGAPKVVERQGDRILGVQFETVTVDATITLDGTELGDVLALADVPHRWGWDWQTNWDEPSAPAAPTELTEKYPVQSPTWVVILQDVDPAIAPPIPRPPQFDPRPFADAWTGYGAEAFMNYGRLPRHQFMMNWPHHGNDYGDRLSRLVESDAARQDFLADAYHHSQNFAYAIQAALGDRYGLAANAFPSQSFPGGGAYALHPYYRESRRLQGQVTVCERDILPLAGGAVAALPTDQAGNVTAIALGNYANDHHYPGYDFPLHPKSIRWGGRWTGTPFSLPYGCLIPATVEGLLVCEKNSSVSHIANGATRLQPTVLNLGQAAGMAAALCIEQGCAPRDLSVRKLQDALLSDPTAPAAIVPLFNLIPDDPNWITVQRRVLDNPDTYALEGNYRTADGAIAYPDCIPSSNAQHFKGRVIQLGEQDYRFELDPDSPIDGLPAPLSLVTLHPTVDQRLQDLAGKWAIAIGHVNRSGNWLRLEALTQ
- the ald gene encoding alanine dehydrogenase, producing the protein MDIGVPKEVKDQEFRVGLTPSSVRGLTDRGHAVFVETQAGIGAGFTDDDYRAAGATIVSTAAEAWNHAMIVKVKEPLKSEYDFIQKEQILFTYLHLAADRALTERLIESGVTAIAYETVEVDHTLPLLTPMSIIAGRLSVQFGARFLEKQQGGRGVLLGGVPGVRPGRVVILGGGIVGTEAARMAIGLGASVQIVDINLERLAYLENLFGSRVELLFSSTALIETVVPEADLLIGAVLVLGRKAPVLVPRSLVAQMRPGSVIVDVAVDQGGCVETLRPTSHTHPVYTEEGVVHYGVPNMPGAVPWTATQALNNSTFPYVLTLANKGLAALEQSEPLAKGLNVQAHRLVHPAVQEVFPDLV
- a CDS encoding response regulator transcription factor; its protein translation is MPLTILVVDDDLGTRLSVSDYLELSGYLVVTAPDGQSAIAMVEQYQPHLIITDVTMPKVDGYEFVRRVRTQPMFRLLPVIFLTAHNTTEDRIKGYQLGCDAYLPKPFELKELGAVVRNLLERSQMIQSEWRQQVQWVEQQPSREKAESQNGTIADAVGDAIELTDREQEVLLLLLDGLSNAQIGDRLYLSPRTVEKYVSNLLRKTETSNRAELVRFAMEHHLVD
- a CDS encoding O-antigen ligase family protein, with product MTYSSPFVQRCVRIFRYSLISLPYLSYVAFPGLLYVMGALYRRYPTTALDRVTRFGLMAIAGLMLLSSAFAYARGEALLQLANFLPFFALFAIIPFVLATAVQLEQLALGLVIASIPLNGFAIVQFVLKLGLRQRWLPRDFRQSPVGEWARSLPHQNRASSIFDHPNVFASYLVLVLGLGLGLWLYRLMAPTNNPSEDLSSDVSKLALRIQRWQYRLLPLALGLIGVGLYTAGSRNGIGAAVLQCLIFSGFMLRKRSDRRLVYACLFGLGVLLACIVSVGLAGRVVSVEGVENDPRLEVWAIAFDLFQQRPWLGWGLGSYAELYPTLTTNTQYDYISHTHNLWLLLTTETGIFVVIGLTLVIGRIYFHSVLTFIQKAFTPSSALMLGYLLAFGGAIAFALFDVTFYDARINMINWSILGALFAQTPLFQGCDRPNVVTSGQDYGSSAS